In Vitis riparia cultivar Riparia Gloire de Montpellier isolate 1030 chromosome 19, EGFV_Vit.rip_1.0, whole genome shotgun sequence, the following proteins share a genomic window:
- the LOC117909348 gene encoding protein GRAVITROPIC IN THE LIGHT 1-like, producing the protein MDSVKRSAVTPSKSRLARTFAKVLHIRMVTGVAPVDGIQKIKAPESSKDDQDTGSWSRSQSYDDNDEKLRNTAELEAHLAQLFASISSVKSAYAQLQYAQSPYDSNGIQSADQIVVSELKNLSELKRCYLKKQFDPSPERTLCLAEIQEQKSLLKTYEIMRKKLECQMKLKDSEITFLREKLEDCHKQNKSLEKRLNPSAHLSVLDNLHLSGISPSHFITVLQHTVKSIRSFVRLMINEMESSGWDINAAAAAIQPSVVFLKATHRCLAFESFVCREMFDSFHFPNFSLPNESLPEQNQWQRFFFERFIKLKSTRVKEYLARKPKSTFGKFCRAKYLKLVHPKMESSFFGNLSQRNIVNSGNFPDTPFFTSFSEMAKRVWLLHCLAFSFNPEAKIFQVNKGCPFSEVYMESIIDEPSPPPGCPPDTHSRVAFTVVPGFRIGKTVIQCQVYLSQC; encoded by the coding sequence ATGGATTCAGTTAAGCGATCAGCAGTGACCCCAAGTAAGAGTAGATTGGCCCGCACTTTTGCTAAGGTCCTTCACATTCGCATGGTCACTGGCGTTGCCCCAGTAGATGGAATTCAGAAAATCAAGGCCCCGGAAAGCAGCAAGGATGATCAGGATACCGGTAGTTGGTCTCGGTCTCAGTCTTATGATGACAACGATGAAAAACTCAGGAACACAGCTGAGCTGGAAGCCCATCTTGCACAACTATTTGCTAGCATATCATCTGTTAAATCAGCATATGCCCAGCTACAGTATGCTCAGTCTCCTTATGATTCCAATGGGATTCAATCTGCTGATCAGATTGTGGTTTCTGAGTTGAAGAATTTGTCAGAGCTGAAGCGGTGTTATCTGAAGAAACAGTTTGATCCTTCCCCTGAAAGGACACTGTGTTTGGCCGAAATTCAGGAGCAGAAGAGTCTTTTGAAAACGTATGAAATCATGAGGAAGAAGTTGGAATGTCAGATGAAACTCAAGGATTCTGAAATCACTTTTCTTAGAGAGAAGTTGGAAGACTGCCATAAGCAGAACAAGTCGCTTGAGAAGAGATTAAATCCAAGTGCGCATTTATCTGTGCTCGACAATCTGCACCTATCGGGCATAAGTCCCAGCCATTTCATCACAGTTCTTCAGCATACGGTTAAATCTATTCGAAGCTTTGTCAGACTGATGATCAATGAGATGGAATCATCAGGCTGGGATATCAATGCAGCTGCTGCAGCTATACAACCAAGTGTAGTCTTTTTGAAAGCCACTCACAGATGCTTGGCCTTTGAGTCGTTTGTTTGCCGAGAAATGTTTGACAGTTTTCACTTCCCAAACTTTTCTCTCCCAAATGAGTCATTGCCAGAGCAAAATCAATGGCAGCGGTTCTTCTTTGAGAGATTCATCAAATTGAAATCCACAAGAGTGAAGGAATATCTTGCCCGGAAGCCAAAGTCAACATTTGGTAAATTCTGCCGTGCCAAGTACCTGAAGCTCGTCCACCCCAAGATGGAATCATCCTTCTTCGGCAACCTCAGCCAGAGAAACATTGTCAACTCTGGAAACTTTCCAGACACCCCTTTCTTCACCTCATTCTCAGAAATGGCGAAGCGGGTTTGGCTCCTGCATTGCCTGGCCTTTTCATTCAACCCTGAGGCCAAAATCTTCCAAGTCAACAAGGGCTGCCCCTTCTctgaagtctacatggaaagcATTATCGATGAACCATCTCCCCCCCCAGGCTGCCCACCGGACACCCACTCACGAGTGGCATTCACTGTAGTTCCAGGATTCAGGATTGGTAAAACTGTTATACAGTGTCAGGTATATCTCTCCCAATGTTAA